One segment of Brassica napus cultivar Da-Ae chromosome C3, Da-Ae, whole genome shotgun sequence DNA contains the following:
- the LOC106358855 gene encoding uncharacterized protein LOC106358855, which translates to MNRSCLCSILITTALICGAYFIGNAYIDKEFKERLLRWKITDKMHNATSNTCQNLNKPLGSEALPQGIIVKTSNLETQHLWNYCDSENVTEGNTNRSMSLLAMAVGIKQNELVNKVIQKFLLQDFVVMLFHYDGVLDDWNQYPWSAHAIHVSVMNQTKWWFAKRFLHPDVVAEYEYIFLWDEDLGVGHFNPQRYLSIVKEEGLEISQPGLDPTESEVYHPITARRENLKVHRRIYKYKGGFRCDGNSTDPPCIGWVELMAPVFSRSAWRCSWYMIQNDLIHAWGLDVQLGYCAQGDRKKNVGVVDAEYIVHYGLPTLGGVVNASSSARNETNPKSGVSQDLSESDGVDNRGKVRMKSSVEMKRFKERWKKAVKDDICWVDPY; encoded by the exons ATGAATAGATCATGTCTCTGTAGTATCTTAATCACTACTGCTCTTATTTGTGGTGCTTACTTCATTGGTAATGCTTATATCGACAAAGAATTTAAAGAG aGATTGCTAAGATGGAAAATCACTGATAAGATGCATAACGCAACATCCAATACATGCCAG AATCTAAATAAGCCATTGGGTAGTGAAGCACTACCGCAAGGAATCATCGTCAAAACATCAAACTTGGAAACGCAACATCTATGGAACTACTGCGACAGTGAAAATGTTACTGAA GGTAATACTAATCGTTCGATGAGTTTGTTAGCCATGGCGGTTGGAATCAAGCAAAATGAGCTGGTCAACAAAGTTATACAAaag TTTCTTCTTCAAGATTTCGTGGTCATGCTTTTTCATTACGATGGTGTTTTGGACGACTGGAACCAGTATCCATGGAGTGCACATGCAATTCATGTTTCCGTGATGAATCAAACAAAATG GTGGTTCGCCAAACGATTCTTGCATCCTGATGTAGTTGCAGAGTATGAATATATTTTCCTTTGGGACGAAGATCTCGGTGTAGGTCATTTCAATCCTCAACG ATACCTATCTATTGTCAAAGAAGAAGGTCTTGAGATATCGCAACCCGGCCTCGACCCAACAGAATCAGAGGTGTATCATCCTATAACCGCTCGTCGCGAGAACTTAAAAGTCCATAGGcggatatataaatacaaaggCGGCTTCCGATGCGATGGCAATAGCACCGATCCTCCTTGCATCGG ATGGGTAGAACTGATGGCACCTGTTTTCTCTAGATCAGCATGGAGATGTTCTTGGTATATGATTCAG AACGATTTGATCCATGCTTGGGGTTTGGATGTACAGCTTGGTTATTGTGCTCAA GGTGATCGGAAGAAAAATGTAGGTGTTGTTGATGCGGAGTACATAGTTCATTACGGTCTTCCCACACTAGGTGGGGTTGTAAACGCTTCAAGCTCCGCGCGTAATGAGACAAACCCAAAATCAGGG GTTTCACAGGATTTATCAGAGTCTGATGGAGTGGATAACAGAGGAAAAGTGAGGATGAAATCATCTGTAGAGATGAAAAGATTCAAGGAACGTTGGAAGAAAGCTGTCAAGGATGATATATGTTGGGTTGATCCGTATTGA
- the LOC125583220 gene encoding uncharacterized protein LOC125583220, which translates to MARTRRAPLRTEAEITRDAIAEFQAQMAMITTALQALNVQRAPPPPARNNVERDNDEEEDEDDEADPFVAAVDANPFATLRNNRAIAQENAQVAAADTQWTTGFKTEIPEFHENISAEELLDWIVTVEEILEFKRAPLERCVPLLTMRFRGRAAAWWTQLKTARAHLGKPKILSWDKLKSKLKKTFLPFNYDQMMFQRLHTIRQGTRYVDEYSTEFSCYSIVWICKTQNDNYARPSRSTQPQTPVTDDAGPVKPETAIVPVLDNRPLRLNSLRCFSCGEIGHHQSNFPTRNRRCLLLDTSGNDVEVIYDEEPTYEQQDTEILHADTVTALMLRRVCLAPRVPDDNPQRHNLFHSKCRIDGKVCKFIIDSGSSENVIAEEVVTKLHLPTELHPCPYKLAWLDTNTDLLITRRALISFSVGDVYKDQVQILHDGFKNTYSFRFQNRNFTLQHSAPKLQISKAAPVLILQRKQFEETFRQEGFMLALLNTNSLSLSPSLPSEFSTLLQEFSDVFPTDLPTGLPPLCDIQHRIDLVPDAVLPNRAHYRMSPTEHEELRSQVEELVAKGFLRESLSLCAVPALLILKKDGSWRMCVDSRTINKITVRYRFSVPRLDDLLDQIGTATVFSKLDLKSGYHQVRIRPGDEGKTAFKTREGLFEWLVMPFGLSNAPSTFMRVMNRSSRPFIGKFVVVYFDDILIFSMTMAEHLVHLREVLLSKLSGLGRDLQHCLRPEAFMA; encoded by the exons ATGGCTCGAACTCGTAGAGCACCGTTACGTACCGAGGCAGAAATCACCCGCGACGCCATTGCTGAGTTTCAAGCCCAGATGGCCATGATCACCACCGCCCTCCAAGCACTTAATGTTCAACGAGCACCACCACCCCCAGCTCGCAACAACGTTGAACGTGAtaacgacgaggaagaagatgaagacgatGAAGCAGACCCGTTCGTCGCAGCAGTTGATGCTAACCCCTTTGCTACTCTTCGCAACAACCGAGCTATTGCTCAAGAAAACGCTCAAGTTGCAGCAGCCGATACTCAGTGGACAACAGGATTCAAAACCGAGATACCAGAGTTCCATGAAAATATATCAGCCGAAGAACTACTTGATTGGATAGTTACGGTTGAGGAAATTCTCGAGTTTAAAAGAGCCCCATTGGAGCGATGTGTTCCTCTTCTAACCATGCGCTTTCGTGGACGTGCCGCAGCATGGTGGACCCAATTAAAGACAGCTCGAGCTCATCTCGGTAAACCTAAAATTCTATCGTGGGATAAACTCAAGTCGAAACTCAAGAAGACGTTCCTTCCCTTTAACTATGACCAGATGATGTTCCAACGTCTCCATACCATACGTCAAGGAACCCGTTATGTGGATGAGTACTCTACAGAATTTTCTTGCTACTCAATCGTGTGGATTTGCAAGACTCAGAACGACAACTA CGCCCGTCCGTCACGATCGACTCAACCTCAGACACCAGTGACAGACGATGCAGGACCTGTCAAACCAGAAACAGCCATTGTTCCTGTTCTTGACAATCGTCCACTACGTCTGAACTCACTTCGTTGTTTCTCTTGTGGTGAAATTGGTCATCACCAGTCTAACTTCCCAACACGAAACCGTCGCTGCCTTCTCCTTGATACATCTGGCAATGACGTCGAAGTGATCTATGATGAAGAGCCCACATATGAGCAACAAGATACTGAGATTCTTCATGCAGATACAGTCACAGCTTTAATGCTTCGCCGTGTTTGTCTTGCACCCCGAGTTCCTGATGATAATCCACAACGCCATAACCTTTTTCACTCCAAGTGTAGGATTGATGGAAAGGTTTGCAAATTTATCATTGACTCTGGGAGTAGTGAGAATGTGATCGCAGAGGAGGTTGTTACTAAACTACATCTTCCAACAGAGCTTCATCCTTGTCCATACAAGTTAGCTTGGCTTGATACAAATACAGATTTGTTAATCACTCGCCGTGCGTTGATTTCCTTCTCGGTGGGAGATGTGTACAAAGATCAAGTCCA AATTCTACATGATGGCTTCAAGAACACTTATAGTTTTCGGTTCCAAAACCGTAACTTTACTCTTCAACATTCAGCACCAAAACTTCAAATCTCTAAGGCAGCGCCGGTTCTGATCCTTCAGCGTAAACAGTTTGAAGAGACATTCCGACAGGAAGGATTCATGTTAGCACTTCTCAACACAAATTCATTGTCCTTATCGCCATCACTTCCATCTGAGTTCTCCACTCTTCTTCAAGAATTCAGCGATGTATTTCCCACTGATTTACCAACCGGACTTCCACCTCTATGCGACATACAACATCGTATTGATTTGGTTCCAGATGCAGTTCTCCCAAACAGAGCCCACTATCGCATGAGTCCAACCGAACATGAAGAACTGCGAAGTCAGGTCGAAGAACTCGTGGCTAAAGGATTTCTACGTGAAAGCTTAAGTCTGTGTGCTGTCCCTGCTTTACTCATTCTAAAAAAAGATGGCTCGTGGCGTATGTGTGTCGATAGTCGCACCATCAACAAAATCACAGTCCGCTACCGTTTTTCCGTTCCACGTCTCGACGATCTTCTTGACCAGATTGGTACTGCTACCGTGTTCTCTAAACTCGATCTCAAGAGCGGTTACCATCAGGTTCGTATCAGACCTGGTGATGAAGGGAAGACAGCGTTTAAAACTCGTGAAGGACTTTTCGAGTGGCTTGTCATGCCTTTTGGATTGTCAAATGCGCCTAGTACTTTTATGCGCGTCATGAATCGGTCATCACGTCCGTTCATTGGCAAATTCGTGGTTGTATACTTTGACGATATTCTCATCTTTAGTATGACCATGGCCGAACATCTGGTTCATCTCCGAGAAGTTCTCTTG TCGAAGCTATCCGGTCTTGGCCGCGACCTACAACACTGTCTGAGGCCAGAAGCTTTCATGGCTTAG